The following proteins come from a genomic window of Myroides odoratus DSM 2801:
- a CDS encoding cysteine desulfurase family protein, protein MKQIYLDNAATTSVRPEVIEEMVKVLRNDFGNPSSTYSIGRHAKALIEGARKTIAKQFNVSSSEIIFTSCGTEANNWILLSAVRDLGVKRIITTQLEHHAVLNTVKHLAQVYGIEVVFLTINPNSEIDYAQLENLLKEDTKTLVSLMHVNNEVGTELDLEKVAHLCVEHGALFHCDTVQSVGKKRLDLNALPIDFIVASAHKFHGPKGIGFAFIRKKNVLKPAIHGGEQEKGLRAGTEGVHQVVGMAKALEMAYDLLEEESAYIADIKSYCQQRLVEVYPQVKFNGNSTGFYNILNVLLPMTQEKAAMMLFQLDMKGIAVSRGSACQSGSQKPSHVLAQFLNEEDLKKPSLRLSFSHENTKEEIDRLIELLQEI, encoded by the coding sequence ATGAAACAAATATATCTGGATAATGCCGCAACTACTTCTGTCCGCCCAGAAGTAATTGAAGAGATGGTGAAAGTATTGAGAAATGATTTTGGTAACCCTTCATCGACATACTCAATCGGACGGCATGCGAAAGCATTAATTGAAGGGGCAAGAAAAACAATTGCCAAACAATTTAATGTAAGTTCTTCAGAGATCATTTTTACTTCTTGTGGAACAGAGGCAAATAACTGGATTTTGCTTTCTGCTGTACGCGATTTAGGAGTGAAACGAATTATTACAACACAATTGGAACACCATGCTGTTTTAAATACAGTAAAGCACTTAGCACAGGTGTATGGAATTGAGGTTGTATTTCTAACCATTAACCCTAACAGTGAAATTGACTATGCTCAATTGGAGAATCTCTTGAAAGAAGACACCAAAACATTAGTGAGTTTGATGCATGTAAACAATGAGGTGGGGACAGAATTAGACTTAGAAAAAGTAGCGCATTTATGTGTAGAACACGGGGCTCTTTTTCACTGTGATACGGTACAATCTGTTGGAAAGAAAAGATTAGATTTAAACGCGTTGCCGATTGATTTTATCGTAGCAAGTGCACATAAATTTCACGGACCTAAAGGCATTGGGTTTGCTTTTATCCGCAAGAAAAACGTATTAAAGCCTGCCATCCACGGTGGAGAACAAGAAAAGGGATTACGCGCGGGAACTGAAGGTGTACACCAAGTGGTAGGAATGGCAAAGGCACTAGAAATGGCTTATGATTTACTTGAAGAGGAAAGTGCTTACATTGCGGATATTAAATCGTATTGCCAACAGCGTTTAGTAGAAGTATATCCTCAAGTGAAATTCAACGGAAATAGCACGGGTTTTTACAATATCCTTAATGTGTTGTTGCCGATGACGCAAGAAAAAGCTGCGATGATGTTATTCCAATTGGATATGAAAGGAATTGCAGTATCAAGAGGAAGTGCTTGTCAATCGGGAAGCCAAAAGCCTTCACACGTTTTAGCACAGTTCTTAAACGAAGAAGACTTGAAGAAACCGAGCCTAAGATTGTCATTTAGTCATGAAAATACAAAAGAAGAGATCGATCGATTGATTGAACTTCTTCAAGAAATTTAA
- a CDS encoding AIR synthase related protein: MSSSNRYALRGVSAEKEDVHNAIKNIDKGLFPKAFCKIIPDHLTGDEDYCLIMHADGAGTKSSLAYMYWKETGDISVWKGIAQDALIMNIDDLLCVGATDNILLSSTIGRNKNLVPGEVISAIINGTEELIEELKSFGVTIHSTGGETADVGDLVRTIIVDSTVTARMKRSDVIDNANIQAGDVIVGLESFGQATYEKGYNGGMGSNGLTSARHDVFDHSLAAKYPESYDSSVPEELVYAGKVQLTDAVANSPIDAGKLVLSPTRTYAPIIKAILDQYNADDVHGMIHCSGGAQTKILHFIDQLHIIKDNLFEVPPLFQLIQEQSKTDWKEMYQVFNCGHRMELYVNPAVAEDIIAIAESFNVRAQIVGRVEASADKKLTIQSTYGTFNY; this comes from the coding sequence ATGAGTTCAAGTAATAGATACGCGCTTCGCGGAGTTTCTGCTGAGAAAGAAGATGTTCACAATGCAATAAAGAACATAGATAAAGGATTGTTTCCTAAAGCATTCTGTAAAATTATTCCCGACCACTTAACTGGGGATGAAGATTATTGTTTGATTATGCATGCCGATGGAGCAGGAACAAAATCATCATTAGCTTATATGTACTGGAAAGAAACAGGAGATATTTCTGTTTGGAAAGGGATTGCTCAAGATGCCTTAATCATGAATATTGATGATTTATTATGTGTAGGTGCAACAGATAATATCTTGTTGTCAAGCACAATTGGACGTAATAAAAACTTAGTTCCAGGTGAAGTAATTTCTGCTATCATCAACGGAACAGAAGAGCTAATCGAAGAGCTAAAATCATTCGGCGTAACGATTCACTCTACTGGAGGAGAAACAGCAGATGTGGGAGATTTAGTTCGCACGATTATTGTGGATTCTACAGTTACAGCAAGAATGAAACGCAGCGATGTGATTGACAACGCTAATATTCAAGCAGGAGATGTTATTGTTGGATTAGAGTCTTTTGGTCAAGCAACGTATGAGAAAGGATACAATGGGGGAATGGGGAGTAACGGACTTACTTCTGCTCGTCATGATGTATTTGATCATTCCTTAGCAGCTAAATATCCAGAAAGTTATGATTCATCTGTTCCAGAGGAATTAGTGTATGCTGGAAAAGTACAACTGACAGACGCAGTAGCAAATTCGCCTATTGATGCAGGAAAATTAGTGTTATCTCCAACGAGAACCTATGCGCCAATCATCAAAGCGATTTTAGATCAATATAACGCAGACGATGTACACGGTATGATTCACTGTAGTGGTGGAGCGCAAACCAAAATCTTGCACTTTATCGATCAGTTACATATTATCAAAGATAATTTATTTGAAGTACCACCTTTGTTTCAATTGATACAAGAACAATCAAAGACAGATTGGAAAGAAATGTATCAAGTATTCAATTGCGGACATCGCATGGAATTATACGTAAACCCTGCTGTTGCAGAAGATATTATAGCAATTGCTGAATCATTCAACGTAAGAGCACAAATTGTGGGTAGAGTAGAGGCTTCGGCTGATAAAAAATTAACGATTCAATCAACATACGGGACATTTAATTACTAG
- the ruvX gene encoding Holliday junction resolvase RuvX: MGRLLAIDFGQKRTGIAVTDELQIIASGLTTVDTKELMSFLKDYFQKEKVEKVVIGEPKRLNNEPSEVTPILNAFIDTFKKTFPTMPVERIDERFTSKMAFQTMIDSGLKKKQRQNKALIDEIAATIILQDYMGRNTF, from the coding sequence ATGGGACGTTTATTAGCTATTGATTTTGGTCAGAAAAGAACGGGTATCGCAGTAACCGATGAATTGCAAATTATTGCATCGGGTTTAACGACTGTCGATACAAAAGAGCTTATGTCTTTTTTAAAAGACTACTTTCAAAAAGAAAAGGTGGAAAAAGTGGTTATAGGTGAACCCAAGCGCTTGAATAATGAGCCTTCGGAAGTTACGCCTATTTTAAATGCATTTATCGATACATTTAAAAAAACATTTCCAACAATGCCAGTGGAACGAATAGATGAGCGTTTTACCTCTAAAATGGCCTTCCAAACCATGATTGATAGTGGGTTGAAGAAAAAACAAAGACAAAATAAAGCATTGATTGATGAGATTGCCGCTACCATAATCTTACAAGATTATATGGGACGGAATACATTTTAA
- a CDS encoding malate:quinone oxidoreductase produces MSSIQKSEVDVVLVGAGIMSATLGILLKELNPNLKIEILERLDRAAAESSDAMNNAGTGHSAFCELNYTPEKADGSVDATKAISIVEQFEVSRQFWSYLVKKNVLKDPRKFINSVPHMSFVWGKDNVSFLEKRYNELQKYPLFHGMEFSKEVDQIKTWAPLLMEERKLDDVYAATYMPIGTDVNFGELTREIFDHLTTEDGVNVHFNNQVTDIKRKGDKWSVSAKDEKTGEQRKVKAKFVFVGAGGGAILLLQKADIPESKGYGGFPVGGEWLVCNNPKIVQKHMAKVYGKASVGAPPMSVPHLDTRFIDGKHSLLFGPYAGFSTKFLKRGSNLDLFKSLELNNIGPMLGAGMRNLDLTKYLIGQVLQSDKSRYESLREYFPDAQDEDWKVEHAGQRVQVIKRDKDGKGILQFGTEVVNSADGSIAALLGASPGASTATAIMLKLLANCFPTEFNSPEWTNKFKEMIPSYGLKLNEHPEMVAEIRENCSKVLRIFPNN; encoded by the coding sequence ATGTCAAGTATACAAAAATCTGAGGTTGATGTTGTTTTGGTAGGAGCCGGAATCATGAGTGCTACTCTTGGAATCTTACTAAAAGAATTAAATCCGAACCTAAAAATTGAAATCTTAGAACGTTTAGATCGCGCTGCAGCTGAGAGTTCAGACGCAATGAATAATGCGGGTACAGGACACTCTGCATTTTGTGAATTAAACTATACACCAGAAAAAGCTGATGGTAGCGTTGATGCAACAAAGGCAATTAGCATTGTTGAGCAATTTGAAGTATCAAGGCAGTTTTGGTCATACTTGGTAAAAAAGAATGTATTAAAAGATCCTCGTAAGTTTATTAATTCTGTGCCACATATGAGTTTCGTATGGGGAAAAGACAACGTAAGCTTTTTAGAGAAAAGATATAATGAACTTCAAAAATACCCATTGTTTCACGGGATGGAGTTCTCAAAAGAGGTTGATCAAATTAAAACGTGGGCTCCTTTGTTAATGGAAGAAAGAAAGCTGGACGATGTATATGCAGCAACGTATATGCCAATCGGAACAGATGTGAACTTTGGAGAATTAACAAGAGAGATTTTTGATCACTTGACAACAGAAGATGGCGTAAATGTTCACTTCAATAATCAAGTAACCGATATCAAGCGAAAAGGCGACAAATGGAGCGTTTCTGCAAAAGATGAAAAAACAGGAGAACAACGAAAAGTAAAAGCGAAATTTGTTTTCGTAGGTGCTGGTGGTGGTGCAATCTTGTTATTACAAAAAGCAGATATTCCTGAAAGTAAAGGCTACGGTGGTTTCCCAGTAGGAGGAGAATGGTTGGTGTGTAATAACCCAAAGATTGTTCAAAAACACATGGCTAAAGTATACGGAAAAGCATCTGTAGGAGCACCTCCGATGTCAGTACCTCACTTAGATACGCGTTTTATCGATGGAAAACACTCACTATTGTTTGGTCCTTATGCAGGTTTCTCAACAAAATTCTTGAAAAGAGGGTCGAACTTAGATTTATTTAAATCGTTAGAATTAAATAATATCGGTCCAATGTTGGGTGCTGGAATGCGTAACTTAGATTTGACGAAATATTTGATCGGGCAAGTTTTACAATCAGATAAATCAAGATATGAATCGTTGAGAGAATACTTCCCAGATGCACAAGACGAGGATTGGAAAGTGGAACATGCAGGTCAACGTGTACAAGTAATCAAAAGAGATAAAGACGGAAAGGGAATTTTACAATTCGGAACAGAAGTTGTGAATTCAGCAGACGGTTCAATCGCCGCTTTATTAGGAGCTTCACCAGGAGCTTCAACAGCAACAGCAATTATGTTGAAATTATTAGCTAATTGCTTCCCTACAGAATTTAATTCACCAGAATGGACGAATAAATTCAAAGAGATGATTCCTTCTTATGGACTTAAATTAAATGAACACCCTGAAATGGTTGCAGAAATTAGAGAGAATTGTTCGAAAGTTTTGAGAATCTTCCCTAACAACTAA
- a CDS encoding catalase, with amino-acid sequence MENKKLTTASGRPYVEHENSMTAGERGPVLLQDYILHEKMAHFNRERIPERVVHAKGSGAYGTFTVTNDITPYTKAKLFSEVGKQTKVFLRFSTVGGEKGSADSERDPRGFALRFYTEDGNWDLVGNNTPVFFIKDAKKFSDFIHTQKRHPQTNLKSATMVWDFWSLNPESLHQVLILMSDRGTPFGYRHMNGYGSHTFSMINAENERVYVKFHFKTAQGIKNLTGPEADQMRTTDMDYAQRDLFEHIEKGDFPKWNLKIQVMTEAESRVAKVNPFDVTKVWPHKDYPLIDVGVLELNENPQNYFQDVEQAAFAPTHIVDGIGFSPDRMLQGRILSYPDAQRYRLGANYEQIPVNRCPFATNNYQRDGAMRIDGNGGSEPNYYPNSFDSIVVDQSYKEPALDLGEHVVADHYDRNGVGEDDHFTQPGNLYRIMTEEAKTNTVHNIVGAMNGIDGPKREEIIFRQLCHWFRADADLGMRIAKGLQVDVSKFMQ; translated from the coding sequence ATGGAAAACAAAAAACTGACAACCGCTTCGGGAAGACCTTATGTAGAACATGAAAATTCGATGACAGCAGGAGAAAGAGGACCTGTATTGTTGCAAGATTATATTTTGCATGAGAAAATGGCTCATTTCAACAGAGAGAGAATTCCAGAGCGCGTAGTACATGCGAAAGGTTCTGGAGCCTATGGAACATTTACTGTAACGAATGACATTACTCCATACACAAAAGCAAAATTATTTAGTGAAGTAGGGAAACAAACAAAAGTGTTTTTGCGTTTCTCAACTGTAGGAGGTGAGAAAGGATCTGCAGATTCAGAACGCGATCCACGTGGATTTGCCTTGCGATTTTATACAGAAGATGGGAATTGGGATTTAGTAGGAAATAATACCCCCGTATTCTTTATTAAAGATGCGAAGAAGTTTAGCGACTTTATTCACACGCAAAAACGCCATCCACAAACCAACTTGAAATCAGCAACGATGGTGTGGGATTTCTGGTCATTAAACCCAGAAAGTTTACACCAAGTATTAATCTTGATGTCGGATCGTGGTACACCTTTCGGTTATAGACACATGAATGGATATGGAAGCCATACCTTCTCTATGATTAATGCGGAGAATGAACGTGTGTATGTAAAATTCCACTTCAAAACAGCACAGGGGATTAAGAACTTAACCGGACCAGAAGCTGATCAAATGCGTACAACTGATATGGATTACGCACAACGTGACTTATTCGAACACATTGAAAAAGGAGATTTTCCAAAATGGAATCTGAAAATTCAAGTCATGACAGAAGCAGAAAGTCGCGTAGCAAAAGTAAATCCATTTGACGTAACGAAAGTTTGGCCACATAAAGATTATCCTTTAATTGATGTTGGAGTACTTGAGTTGAATGAAAACCCGCAGAATTACTTCCAAGATGTTGAACAAGCTGCTTTTGCACCTACTCATATCGTGGATGGAATTGGTTTCTCTCCTGACCGTATGTTACAAGGACGTATTTTATCTTACCCTGATGCCCAACGTTACCGCTTAGGTGCAAATTATGAGCAAATTCCAGTAAACCGCTGCCCTTTTGCGACAAATAACTACCAAAGAGATGGTGCAATGCGCATCGATGGAAATGGAGGAAGTGAACCAAACTATTACCCAAATAGTTTTGATTCTATCGTTGTCGATCAAAGTTATAAAGAACCTGCATTGGATTTAGGAGAACACGTAGTAGCAGATCATTATGATCGAAATGGAGTAGGAGAGGACGATCACTTTACACAACCAGGTAACTTATATCGCATCATGACAGAGGAAGCAAAAACCAATACAGTACATAATATTGTAGGAGCAATGAATGGAATCGATGGACCAAAACGCGAAGAAATTATCTTCCGTCAATTGTGCCACTGGTTTAGAGCCGATGCTGATTTAGGTATGCGAATTGCCAAAGGATTACAAGTAGACGTAAGTAAGTTTATGCAATAA
- a CDS encoding Crp/Fnr family transcriptional regulator: MLRINLDFLSYIESIAHKDIIADKIQLIQYSPKDTILTQGEQITKIIVIREGITKCYITEENGKEYIPEFLSRGEIMGEIEYLGKMPCLCSVEAISYVEAYVIPLSIFDHLLKTDITFNNVLLSVEALRVYHTSERASFQQLYTVEHALEKLLHLQEKNQVAISKEDMASYLGITTRTLNRALKKIQGEE, translated from the coding sequence ATGTTAAGAATAAATCTTGATTTTTTATCCTATATTGAATCGATTGCACACAAAGACATTATAGCAGATAAAATACAATTAATACAATACAGTCCTAAAGATACAATACTCACCCAAGGAGAACAGATCACCAAGATTATTGTGATCCGCGAGGGAATAACGAAATGTTATATTACAGAAGAGAATGGGAAGGAGTATATTCCGGAGTTTTTGAGTCGTGGGGAAATCATGGGGGAAATTGAATATCTGGGCAAAATGCCTTGTTTGTGCTCCGTTGAAGCGATTTCTTATGTAGAAGCGTATGTAATTCCGTTGTCTATTTTTGATCACTTGCTGAAAACGGATATTACGTTTAACAATGTATTATTATCTGTCGAAGCTTTACGTGTATACCACACGAGTGAAAGGGCTTCTTTTCAACAATTGTACACCGTTGAACATGCTTTGGAAAAACTATTGCACCTACAGGAGAAGAATCAGGTGGCAATTTCCAAAGAGGATATGGCTTCTTATTTAGGGATTACCACGCGAACACTGAATCGCGCATTGAAAAAAATACAAGGAGAAGAATAA
- the bioB gene encoding biotin synthase BioB — protein sequence MKESKAPIRNNWTAEEIQEIYDLPIMELVYQAATVHRQYHNPLEVQVSTLLSIKTGGCPEDCSYCGQAARYHTDIKVQRLLPLETVLTHAKKAKANGSSRFCMAAAWREVRDNRDFDKVIDMVKGVNALDMEVCCTLGMLTDNQAKRLQEAGLYAYNHNIDTSENHYKDIISTRTFDQRLNTINSVRKAGITVCSGGIIGLGETNEDRISMLLTLATMDKHPESVPINALARVKGTPMEDMPKTDIWEMVRMIATTRIVIPTTMVRLSAGRLEMNEAEQGWCFLAGANSIFAGEEETLLVTPNPSLREDQQLFQKLGLKPKVLAEKK from the coding sequence ATGAAAGAAAGTAAAGCACCAATCCGAAATAATTGGACGGCTGAAGAAATACAAGAAATCTATGATTTACCGATTATGGAGTTGGTGTATCAAGCCGCAACTGTACACAGGCAATATCACAATCCACTTGAAGTTCAGGTTAGTACTTTGCTTTCCATAAAAACAGGAGGGTGTCCAGAAGATTGTTCCTATTGTGGGCAAGCGGCTCGTTATCATACCGATATTAAAGTACAGCGATTATTGCCTTTAGAAACTGTTTTAACCCATGCTAAAAAAGCCAAAGCCAATGGATCCTCTCGTTTTTGTATGGCTGCAGCATGGCGTGAGGTTCGCGATAACCGAGACTTTGATAAAGTCATTGACATGGTAAAAGGAGTGAATGCTTTAGATATGGAGGTTTGTTGTACGCTGGGCATGTTGACAGACAATCAGGCAAAGCGTTTACAAGAAGCGGGGTTATATGCCTATAATCACAACATAGATACGTCTGAAAATCATTATAAGGATATAATCTCTACTCGAACGTTTGATCAACGTTTAAATACGATTAACTCCGTGCGTAAAGCGGGAATTACCGTATGTTCTGGTGGTATTATTGGTCTTGGAGAAACAAATGAAGATCGTATTTCAATGCTATTAACTTTAGCAACGATGGACAAACATCCAGAATCTGTTCCGATTAATGCATTAGCTCGTGTAAAAGGAACCCCTATGGAAGATATGCCGAAAACAGATATTTGGGAGATGGTGCGCATGATTGCTACCACGCGTATTGTTATACCCACCACGATGGTTCGCTTAAGTGCGGGGCGTTTAGAAATGAATGAAGCAGAACAAGGTTGGTGTTTTTTAGCTGGTGCAAACTCTATTTTTGCGGGAGAAGAAGAAACTTTACTCGTTACACCGAATCCATCGTTGAGGGAAGACCAACAATTATTTCAAAAATTAGGACTTAAGCCGAAGGTTTTAGCAGAAAAAAAGTAG